A genomic segment from Segniliparus rotundus DSM 44985 encodes:
- a CDS encoding putative phage holin — protein MSGVRIPPRAPRLNSQNGPKSPAYSVGTGTPHRPSSSHRIPNVSYSEKRRRGADVEGAGRAVLWVLAALSAVLAQNTFSAWTEQAYPGRDIVRTVLCGTLVFALTRLTATALAYRKKH, from the coding sequence TTGTCGGGGGTTCGAATCCCTCCACGCGCACCTAGGCTGAACAGCCAAAATGGCCCTAAAAGCCCTGCTTATTCGGTTGGTACGGGGACTCCGCATCGTCCCAGCTCGTCCCACCGTATCCCAAACGTAAGCTACAGCGAAAAGCGGAGACGAGGTGCGGATGTCGAAGGAGCCGGCCGGGCTGTGCTGTGGGTGTTGGCCGCTTTGTCGGCGGTGTTAGCGCAGAACACCTTCAGCGCGTGGACCGAGCAAGCCTATCCGGGCCGGGATATCGTCCGCACTGTCCTGTGCGGGACGTTGGTGTTCGCGTTGACACGGTTGACCGCCACTGCCCTCGCGTACCGCAAGAAACACTGA
- a CDS encoding Panacea domain-containing protein, with protein MASVVDVAQHIIERLGGEVEPEKLHCLLYYCQAWHLVAHGTPLFPEQMQVWPAFGQQEP; from the coding sequence GTGGCAAGTGTTGTCGATGTCGCGCAGCACATCATCGAACGTCTCGGCGGTGAAGTCGAGCCGGAAAAACTCCACTGCCTCTTGTACTACTGCCAAGCGTGGCACCTCGTCGCGCACGGAACCCCCCTGTTCCCCGAACAGATGCAGGTGTGGCCCGCGTTCGGCCAGCAGGAGCCGTGA